From Cellulomonas oligotrophica, a single genomic window includes:
- a CDS encoding lycopene cyclase domain-containing protein encodes MTYALVNTVFFVPVVLVAAAAVHRARRRGARPHVPVLLAAGAVMMLLTAVFDNVLVGAGLVGYDPARILGWRIGVAPVEDFAYTVAALVLLPSVWELLRREPPPG; translated from the coding sequence ATGACGTACGCCCTGGTCAACACCGTGTTCTTCGTCCCGGTGGTGCTCGTCGCCGCGGCGGCCGTGCACCGGGCCCGCCGGCGTGGTGCCCGGCCGCACGTCCCCGTGCTGCTGGCCGCCGGCGCGGTGATGATGCTGCTCACCGCGGTGTTCGACAACGTGCTCGTCGGAGCCGGGCTCGTGGGCTACGACCCGGCCCGGATCCTGGGCTGGCGCATCGGCGTCGCCCCCGTCGAGGACTTCGCGTACACCGTCGCCGCGCTCGTGCTGCTGCCGTCGGTGTGGGAGCTGCTGCGCCGCGAGCCCCCGCCCGGCTGA
- a CDS encoding lycopene cyclase domain-containing protein has protein sequence MGLVYLTCLLVSLGCMALMDRRWRLFVWRDRRRALVVLAVGVGFFLVWDVVGIATGIFFRGHGSHLMTGVLIGPELPLEEVFFLVLLCWSTMLAVAGAHRVLTGDRRAAASEAVRR, from the coding sequence GTGGGGCTGGTCTACCTGACGTGCCTGCTGGTCTCGCTGGGGTGCATGGCGCTGATGGACCGCCGGTGGCGGCTGTTCGTGTGGCGCGACCGGCGCCGGGCGCTCGTCGTGCTCGCGGTCGGCGTCGGCTTCTTCCTCGTGTGGGACGTGGTCGGCATCGCGACGGGGATCTTCTTCCGCGGCCACGGCTCGCACCTGATGACGGGGGTGCTGATCGGCCCGGAGCTGCCGCTGGAGGAGGTCTTCTTCCTGGTGCTGCTGTGCTGGTCGACGATGCTCGCGGTGGCCGGTGCGCACCGGGTGCTCACCGGCGACCGGCGCGCCGCGGCGTCCGAGGCGGTGCGCCGCTGA
- a CDS encoding M1 family metallopeptidase, protein MTAARTDPYRPWRGSPDVHVQHYDLDLRYRVATNRLTARAVLTVVPLADVDEVVLELRGPRVGGVTVAGAVLVRSAHRDGLLRLRLAGAAPAGEPLTVTVDYSGRPVPVRSPWGPVGWEELDDGVLVANQPTGAPSWFPCVDRPDLAATYRTAVSVEKPYRAVAHGVLTSVTARAGTTTWVYEQRVPTATYLATVQVGRYDEHRLVDGPVPQLLVTAGPRAAEARRAFAGHGAIMDHHVQVFGPYPFDAYTLVVTPDTLEIPLEAQGMGIFGANHLHARGEDARLVPHELAHQWFGNSVRVASWQHIWLNEGPACYAEWRWSQASGGTGVDALAHGWHARLRRRPQDLVLSDPGYDRIFDDRVYKRGALTLHALDCLLGRAAGDALLRGWTRTQAGRAVTTDDFRAHALAVAGPARAADVADLLRRWLDEPALPALPD, encoded by the coding sequence ATGACGGCAGCCCGCACCGACCCCTACCGCCCCTGGCGCGGGTCGCCCGACGTGCACGTGCAGCACTACGACCTCGACCTGCGCTACCGGGTGGCGACCAACCGGCTGACGGCGCGGGCCGTGCTCACGGTCGTGCCGCTCGCCGACGTGGACGAGGTCGTGCTCGAGCTGCGGGGCCCGCGCGTCGGCGGGGTCACGGTGGCCGGTGCGGTCCTCGTCCGCTCCGCGCACCGCGACGGGCTGCTGCGCCTGCGCCTGGCCGGCGCGGCCCCGGCCGGCGAGCCCCTGACGGTGACCGTCGACTACTCCGGCCGGCCGGTGCCCGTGCGCAGCCCCTGGGGCCCGGTCGGCTGGGAGGAGCTCGACGACGGCGTGCTGGTCGCGAACCAGCCCACCGGCGCCCCCTCGTGGTTCCCGTGCGTCGACCGCCCCGACCTCGCGGCCACGTACCGCACGGCCGTCAGCGTCGAGAAGCCGTACCGGGCCGTCGCGCACGGCGTCCTGACGTCCGTGACCGCCCGTGCCGGCACCACGACGTGGGTCTACGAGCAGCGCGTGCCCACGGCCACGTACCTCGCGACCGTGCAGGTGGGCCGGTACGACGAGCACCGCCTCGTCGACGGGCCGGTGCCGCAGCTGCTGGTCACCGCGGGCCCGCGGGCCGCCGAGGCGCGCCGGGCGTTCGCCGGGCACGGCGCGATCATGGACCACCACGTGCAGGTGTTCGGGCCGTACCCGTTCGACGCGTACACGCTCGTGGTCACGCCCGACACCCTGGAGATCCCGCTCGAGGCCCAGGGCATGGGGATCTTCGGCGCCAACCACCTGCACGCGCGCGGCGAGGACGCCCGGCTGGTCCCGCACGAGCTCGCGCACCAGTGGTTCGGCAACAGCGTGCGCGTGGCGTCCTGGCAGCACATCTGGCTCAACGAGGGCCCGGCCTGCTACGCCGAGTGGCGGTGGTCGCAGGCGTCGGGCGGGACGGGCGTCGACGCGCTCGCGCACGGCTGGCACGCGCGCCTGCGCCGCCGCCCGCAGGACCTCGTGCTGTCCGACCCCGGCTACGACCGGATCTTCGACGACCGCGTCTACAAGCGCGGCGCGCTGACCCTGCACGCGCTGGACTGCCTGCTCGGGCGGGCGGCCGGCGACGCCCTGCTGCGCGGGTGGACGCGGACGCAGGCCGGCCGGGCCGTGACCACCGACGACTTCCGCGCCCACGCGCTGGCCGTCGCGGGCCCCGCCCGGGCCGCCGACGTCGCGGACCTGCTGCGGCGATGGCTCGACGAGCCCGCCCTGCCGGCGCTGCCCGACTGA
- a CDS encoding Pls/PosA family non-ribosomal peptide synthetase, with the protein MSSEDGRVRGGALRAGDRAADARTLVDVFAATVAAHPSAVAIDDGDEELTYAALAEAVAARARRLAAVGVVPGARVGVRASSGTVGLYVSVLAVLHAGAAYVPVDADEPDERARAVFAEAGVAVVLGDGPEPVGPDGRVLGPPPRPVRGGRPTPPTPEHDAWVIFTSGSTGRPKGVAVSHRSAAAFVDAEARLFLPDAPLGPGDRVLAGLSVAFDASCEEMWLAWRSGATLVPAPRALVRAGLELGPWLVEREITVVSTVPTLAGLWPVDALDAVRLLIFGGEAVPPELAERLWRPHRQTWNTYGPTEATVVACAALLEPDGPVRIGLPLDGWDLAVVGLDGTEVEDGQTGELVIGGVGVARYLDATLDAQRFAPHPALGPGRAYRTGDLVVRDEAGLLFVGRADDQVKVNGHRIELAEVDAALASLDGVVASAAAVRRTAAGAALLVGYVVLTPGTRAGDLPARLRELLPGSMVPLVAAVDEIPTRTSGKVDRDALPWPLADLDTPAGTLTGTAAWVAEQWAGVVGVRPTDPDDEFFAQGGSSLTAAQLVSALRARYPAVTVAAVYENPTVGELAAHLDTLAPADAAPAAVRAVTPVPRAAQVLQLLVVLAVRTLVALRWLTALAAVNLVVTWAWAPAWALPVPWWAVLTGWVLTVSPLGRLGVPALVARVLLRGVTPGTYPRGGSVHLRVWAAERVADGVGALTPATAPFVGLYARALGVRVGADVDLHAAPPVTGLLTLGPRCAVEPEVDLAGHWVDGDVLHVGRIEIGADATVGARSVLYPGARVGRGTDVAAGSAVHGRTGDDEYWSGSPARRVREARHPWPAHRPDGLPPALWLVAIAAAGALVAVLPVLAVGVGLLVVGWAVHDATTLADVARGALVALVPALLAAYATYALLVVAAVRAAGAGLREGFHSSRSRAALQAWTVERLMDAARTILFPLYSSVATPAWLRLLGARVGHGTEISTVIGLPSMMRLKDGAFLADDTMVAPYELGGGWVRVAVAKVGRRAFVGNSGMTAPGRTVPKNGLVAVLSATPRRARAGSSWIGSPPVLLPRAATLDDPGRTYEPPTRLRVARGAVEAARVVPAAVVALLGLGVLLTLQVLVREAGWGAAAGLGGVVLVGAGVLAGIVTIVAKWLLAGRFRTGDHPLWSGPVWRGELADTFTELVAAPFLADPGTGTVALVWWLRGMGARIGRGVWCQSYWLPEADLVELGDGATVGTGCVVQTHLFHDRVMSLDVARLDAGATLGPHGVVLPAARVGAGATVGPASLVLRGEHVPAGSRWVGNPIAPWTSDPSAA; encoded by the coding sequence GTGAGCAGCGAGGACGGTCGGGTCAGGGGCGGGGCGCTGCGCGCGGGGGACCGGGCGGCGGACGCCCGCACCCTCGTGGACGTGTTCGCCGCGACCGTGGCCGCCCACCCGTCGGCCGTCGCGATCGACGACGGCGACGAGGAACTGACGTACGCGGCCCTGGCCGAGGCGGTCGCGGCCCGGGCCCGCCGGCTGGCGGCGGTGGGCGTGGTGCCCGGTGCACGGGTCGGGGTCCGGGCGTCGTCGGGGACCGTCGGGCTGTACGTGTCGGTGCTCGCGGTGCTGCACGCGGGCGCGGCGTACGTGCCGGTGGACGCCGACGAGCCCGACGAGCGGGCCCGCGCGGTCTTCGCGGAGGCCGGGGTCGCCGTGGTGCTGGGCGACGGGCCCGAGCCGGTGGGCCCGGACGGACGGGTGCTCGGCCCGCCGCCGCGGCCCGTGCGCGGGGGCCGCCCGACGCCGCCGACGCCCGAGCACGACGCCTGGGTCATCTTCACGTCCGGGTCGACGGGACGGCCCAAGGGCGTGGCCGTCTCGCACCGCAGCGCCGCCGCGTTCGTCGACGCGGAGGCCCGGCTGTTCCTGCCCGACGCGCCGCTCGGCCCGGGCGACCGGGTGCTGGCGGGGCTGTCGGTGGCGTTCGACGCGTCGTGCGAGGAGATGTGGCTCGCGTGGCGCTCGGGCGCGACCCTCGTGCCGGCGCCGCGGGCCCTCGTGCGGGCCGGCCTGGAGCTGGGGCCGTGGCTCGTCGAGCGGGAGATCACCGTGGTCTCGACCGTGCCGACGCTCGCCGGCCTGTGGCCCGTCGACGCGCTCGACGCGGTGCGGCTGCTGATCTTCGGCGGCGAGGCCGTGCCGCCGGAGCTCGCCGAGCGCCTGTGGCGGCCGCACCGGCAGACGTGGAACACGTACGGGCCGACCGAGGCCACGGTCGTCGCGTGCGCGGCCCTGCTCGAGCCCGACGGGCCCGTGCGGATCGGGCTGCCGCTGGACGGGTGGGACCTCGCGGTCGTCGGCCTCGACGGCACGGAGGTCGAGGACGGGCAGACCGGTGAGCTCGTCATCGGCGGTGTGGGCGTGGCCCGCTACCTCGACGCCACGCTCGACGCCCAGCGGTTCGCCCCGCACCCCGCGCTGGGCCCCGGGCGGGCCTACCGCACCGGCGACCTCGTGGTCCGCGACGAGGCCGGTCTGCTGTTCGTCGGGCGCGCCGACGACCAGGTCAAGGTCAACGGGCACCGCATCGAGCTCGCCGAGGTCGACGCCGCGCTGGCGTCCCTCGACGGGGTCGTGGCCTCCGCGGCCGCCGTGCGCCGCACCGCCGCCGGCGCGGCCCTGCTCGTCGGGTACGTCGTCCTCACCCCCGGCACCCGCGCCGGCGACCTGCCCGCCCGCCTGCGCGAGCTCCTGCCCGGCTCCATGGTCCCGCTCGTCGCGGCCGTCGACGAGATCCCCACCCGCACCTCGGGGAAGGTCGACCGCGACGCCCTGCCCTGGCCCCTGGCCGACCTCGACACCCCCGCCGGGACGCTCACGGGCACCGCCGCGTGGGTCGCCGAGCAGTGGGCCGGCGTCGTGGGCGTGCGCCCCACCGACCCCGACGACGAGTTCTTCGCCCAGGGCGGCTCGTCGCTGACCGCCGCCCAGCTGGTCTCCGCGCTGCGCGCCCGGTACCCGGCCGTCACCGTCGCCGCCGTCTACGAGAACCCCACGGTCGGCGAGCTCGCCGCGCACCTGGACACCCTCGCCCCCGCCGACGCCGCCCCCGCCGCCGTCCGCGCGGTGACCCCCGTGCCCCGCGCCGCCCAGGTGCTCCAGCTCCTCGTCGTGCTGGCCGTCCGCACCCTCGTCGCCCTGCGCTGGCTGACGGCGCTCGCGGCGGTCAACCTCGTGGTGACCTGGGCGTGGGCCCCCGCGTGGGCGCTGCCCGTGCCGTGGTGGGCGGTGCTGACCGGGTGGGTGCTCACCGTCAGCCCGCTCGGCCGCCTCGGCGTGCCCGCGCTCGTCGCCCGCGTCCTGCTGCGCGGCGTGACGCCCGGCACGTACCCCCGCGGCGGGTCCGTGCACCTGCGCGTGTGGGCCGCCGAGCGCGTCGCCGACGGCGTCGGCGCCCTCACCCCCGCGACCGCGCCGTTCGTCGGCCTGTACGCCCGCGCGCTGGGCGTGCGCGTCGGCGCCGACGTCGACCTGCACGCCGCCCCGCCCGTCACCGGCCTGCTCACCCTCGGCCCGCGGTGCGCCGTCGAGCCGGAGGTCGACCTCGCCGGGCACTGGGTCGACGGCGACGTGCTGCACGTGGGCCGCATCGAGATCGGCGCCGACGCGACCGTCGGGGCCCGCAGCGTCCTCTACCCGGGCGCCCGCGTGGGCCGGGGCACGGACGTCGCCGCCGGGTCCGCCGTGCACGGGCGCACAGGCGACGACGAGTACTGGTCCGGATCGCCCGCCCGGCGCGTGCGCGAGGCCCGCCACCCCTGGCCCGCGCACCGCCCCGACGGCCTGCCGCCCGCCCTGTGGCTCGTCGCCATCGCCGCCGCGGGCGCCCTCGTCGCGGTCCTGCCCGTGCTGGCCGTGGGCGTCGGCCTCCTCGTCGTGGGCTGGGCCGTGCACGACGCCACGACGCTCGCCGACGTCGCCCGCGGTGCCCTCGTCGCGCTGGTCCCCGCGCTGCTGGCCGCCTACGCGACCTACGCGCTGCTCGTCGTGGCCGCCGTGCGCGCGGCCGGCGCCGGGCTGCGCGAGGGCTTCCACTCCTCGCGCTCGCGGGCCGCGCTGCAGGCGTGGACGGTCGAGCGGCTGATGGACGCGGCCCGCACCATCCTGTTCCCGCTGTACTCGTCCGTGGCGACGCCCGCGTGGCTGCGGCTGCTCGGCGCGCGCGTGGGCCACGGCACGGAGATCTCCACCGTCATCGGGCTGCCGTCGATGATGCGGCTCAAGGACGGCGCGTTCCTCGCCGACGACACGATGGTCGCGCCCTACGAGCTCGGCGGCGGCTGGGTGCGGGTCGCGGTCGCGAAGGTCGGGCGCCGGGCGTTCGTCGGCAACTCCGGCATGACCGCGCCCGGGCGCACGGTGCCGAAGAACGGCCTCGTCGCGGTGCTGTCCGCCACGCCGCGCCGGGCCCGCGCCGGCTCGAGCTGGATCGGGTCCCCGCCGGTGCTGCTGCCGCGGGCCGCGACGCTCGACGACCCGGGCCGCACCTACGAGCCGCCGACGCGGCTGCGGGTCGCCCGCGGCGCGGTCGAGGCCGCGCGCGTGGTGCCCGCGGCGGTGGTCGCGCTGCTGGGCCTCGGGGTGCTGCTCACCCTGCAGGTGCTGGTGCGCGAGGCCGGCTGGGGGGCGGCCGCCGGGCTCGGCGGCGTGGTCCTCGTCGGCGCGGGCGTGCTCGCCGGGATCGTGACGATCGTCGCGAAGTGGCTGCTCGCGGGCCGCTTCCGCACGGGTGACCACCCGCTGTGGAGCGGGCCGGTGTGGCGCGGCGAGCTCGCGGACACCTTCACCGAGCTCGTCGCCGCGCCGTTCCTGGCGGACCCGGGCACCGGTACCGTCGCCCTGGTGTGGTGGCTGCGAGGGATGGGTGCGCGCATCGGGCGCGGCGTGTGGTGCCAGAGCTACTGGCTGCCCGAGGCCGACCTCGTCGAGCTCGGCGACGGCGCGACCGTCGGCACCGGGTGCGTCGTGCAGACCCACCTCTTCCACGACCGGGTGATGAGCCTGGACGTGGCCCGCCTCGACGCCGGCGCCACCCTCGGCCCGCACGGCGTGGTGCTGCCCGCCGCGCGCGTGGGCGCCGGCGCGACCGTCGGACCCGCGTCGCTGGTGCTGCGCGGCGAGCACGTGCCCGCCGGGTCGCGGTGGGTCGGCAACCCCATCGCCCCCTGGACGTCCGACCCGTCCGCCGCATGA
- a CDS encoding glycoside hydrolase family 15 protein — MSTPLEDYALLSDLRTGPLVSRDGSIDWLCLPRFDSAAVFCAVLGDEDDGRWKLSAVDGEVVERRYVPQTFVLETIWRTPTGTLRVTDLLPPGTGRADLVRRVECLDGSAQIQHDLRLRFDYARATPWVRVVEHAGSPALLSLAGPDGLLVTGPQLTWAGAEDEGGVRHDAAEQPGAFAGTDDGGEAGARAPRLTGTFRLEEGDVLDWDLTWFPSWSDLPDPVDVDQALAETLELWSGWSARVTVETDHAAVVLRSLLVLRALTHSETGGIVAAPTASLPEGIGGERNWDYRFVWLRDAALTIEVAVAHGLTEGARLWRDWLLRAVAGDADDEYSWGLQKSLLRYCEVNLERQDHGIWEMRGDVHYFTHGRAMMWAAFDRGVRAVEQHGLDGPVERWRELREVLREEIDSRGFSTEVDSFTQTYDGTDVDASLLQLPHTGYLDYDDPRMLSTVARIESELLDEHGLLHRYRTDTGIDGLEGEEHPFLICCFWLVEQHALSGRLDDAEALMDQLVGYANDLGLLSEEYDPGAGRLIGNFPQAFSHLGLIRAADAIAAARRA; from the coding sequence GTGAGCACCCCCCTCGAGGACTACGCCCTGCTGTCCGACCTGCGCACCGGTCCGCTCGTCTCCCGGGACGGGAGCATCGACTGGCTGTGCCTGCCACGCTTCGACTCCGCGGCCGTGTTCTGCGCCGTGCTGGGCGACGAGGACGACGGCCGCTGGAAGCTCTCGGCGGTCGACGGCGAGGTCGTCGAGCGCCGGTACGTCCCGCAGACCTTCGTGCTCGAGACGATCTGGCGGACGCCGACGGGGACGCTCCGGGTCACGGACCTCCTCCCGCCCGGCACGGGCCGGGCCGACCTCGTGCGCCGCGTGGAGTGCCTCGACGGCTCCGCGCAGATCCAGCACGACCTGCGGCTGCGCTTCGACTACGCGCGGGCGACCCCGTGGGTGCGGGTCGTGGAGCACGCGGGCTCCCCGGCCCTGCTGTCGCTCGCCGGGCCCGACGGGCTGCTGGTCACCGGGCCGCAGCTCACCTGGGCCGGCGCCGAGGACGAGGGCGGCGTGCGCCACGACGCCGCCGAGCAGCCCGGCGCGTTCGCCGGGACGGACGACGGCGGCGAGGCGGGTGCGCGGGCGCCCCGGCTGACGGGGACGTTCCGGCTGGAGGAGGGCGACGTCCTCGACTGGGACCTGACCTGGTTCCCGTCCTGGTCGGACCTGCCGGACCCCGTCGACGTCGACCAGGCGCTCGCGGAGACGCTCGAGCTGTGGTCGGGGTGGTCGGCCCGGGTCACGGTCGAGACCGACCACGCCGCGGTCGTGCTGCGGTCGCTGCTGGTGCTGCGGGCCCTGACGCACAGCGAGACCGGCGGGATCGTCGCCGCCCCGACCGCGTCCCTGCCGGAGGGGATCGGCGGGGAGCGCAACTGGGACTACCGGTTCGTGTGGCTGCGGGACGCGGCCCTGACCATCGAGGTGGCCGTCGCGCACGGCCTGACCGAGGGGGCGCGGCTGTGGCGGGACTGGCTGCTGCGCGCCGTCGCGGGGGACGCCGACGACGAGTACTCCTGGGGGCTGCAGAAGAGCCTCCTGCGGTACTGCGAGGTCAACCTCGAGCGCCAGGACCACGGCATCTGGGAGATGCGCGGCGACGTGCACTACTTCACGCACGGTCGGGCGATGATGTGGGCGGCGTTCGACCGGGGCGTGCGCGCGGTCGAGCAGCACGGCCTGGACGGGCCGGTGGAGCGGTGGCGCGAGCTGCGTGAGGTGCTCCGCGAGGAGATCGACAGCCGGGGGTTCAGCACCGAGGTCGACAGCTTCACCCAGACCTACGACGGCACCGACGTCGACGCCTCGCTGCTGCAGCTGCCGCACACCGGGTACCTCGACTACGACGACCCGCGCATGCTGTCGACCGTCGCCCGCATCGAGTCCGAGCTGCTCGACGAGCACGGCCTCCTGCACCGGTACCGGACCGACACGGGCATCGACGGCCTGGAGGGCGAGGAGCACCCGTTCCTGATCTGCTGCTTCTGGCTCGTCGAGCAGCACGCGCTCAGCGGCCGGCTGGACGACGCCGAGGCGCTGATGGACCAGCTCGTCGGCTACGCGAACGACCTCGGACTGCTGAGCGAGGAGTACGACCCCGGCGCCGGGCGGCTGATCGGCAACTTCCCGCAGGCGTTCAGCCACCTGGGCCTGATCCGTGCTGCGGACGCGATCGCGGCGGCCCGCCGGGCGTGA
- a CDS encoding TPM domain-containing protein, whose protein sequence is MRPATPAPPTTGTGPARTSPARTSPCWTSPTRAARTTWSARALRAGAVAVAAGALLAPGAAVAAPPLDLVDEVTDEAGVLDGRTDEVRAAVDALADRTPYQLFVVYVDTFDDLDPAAWADATAQASDLGRDDVLLAVAVESRRYQVSVDDAIGLTDAQLDRVQTDRIEPALREDDWAGAAVAAAEGYQAEVAGEGRAGRVLLGLLAAVVLLAGAAWAVVAWRRRRAAAEDLDELEARAGQALVAADDAVQASATELGFADAQLGPDAVGPFVAALDEARALLTRAFEARHALDDGADLPDAEQHARLTQVLALCDQVDDVLDAQTDALARLRDLHARAPQVLDELAARADALDARTATARTVLQRIAAAHAASVVAPVADHAGTAAAQVAHARDAVAQGRAVLDADRPAAVLRAGDAEGALAGAAALLDAVDHLAADLAAAPARIDAAVTSISSDVDDAARLAPTDPQVGAAVADARAAVAHAQASRTAGDPPAALHRLADAEARLDALLAPARAQAEALARARERLPVLLAQADASARSAADLLATQRSAVGAGARTRFAEGQRLLVEAHAAAPVDPVTAAAVADRAVALLAEAHRAARADLDAARRAAAPTTFGGGWSTGSTWGGSGGGRSSGGSTRRSSGSSRRSTSTSRRSSSPARRSSSSRSTGRRGGGGRF, encoded by the coding sequence ATGCGCCCAGCGACGCCCGCCCCGCCGACGACGGGCACCGGACCGGCCCGGACGTCACCGGCCCGGACGTCACCGTGCTGGACGTCACCGACCCGGGCGGCCCGCACGACCTGGTCGGCCCGGGCGCTGCGGGCCGGTGCCGTCGCGGTCGCGGCCGGTGCGCTGCTGGCACCCGGTGCTGCGGTGGCCGCGCCGCCGCTGGACCTCGTGGACGAGGTCACCGACGAGGCCGGCGTCCTCGACGGCCGCACCGACGAGGTCCGGGCCGCCGTCGACGCCCTCGCGGACCGCACGCCGTACCAGCTGTTCGTCGTCTACGTCGACACGTTCGACGACCTCGACCCCGCCGCGTGGGCCGACGCGACCGCGCAGGCGTCGGACCTGGGCCGCGACGACGTGCTGCTGGCGGTCGCCGTGGAGTCCCGCCGGTACCAGGTGTCCGTCGACGACGCGATCGGGCTCACCGACGCCCAGCTCGACCGTGTGCAGACCGACCGCATCGAGCCCGCGCTGCGCGAGGACGACTGGGCGGGCGCCGCGGTCGCCGCCGCCGAGGGGTACCAGGCGGAGGTCGCGGGGGAGGGGCGTGCGGGCCGGGTGCTGCTCGGGCTCCTCGCCGCCGTGGTCCTCCTGGCGGGTGCGGCGTGGGCGGTCGTCGCGTGGCGCCGCCGCCGCGCCGCCGCGGAGGACCTCGACGAGCTCGAGGCCCGCGCGGGGCAGGCGCTCGTCGCGGCCGACGACGCCGTGCAGGCCAGCGCCACCGAGCTCGGGTTCGCCGACGCCCAGCTCGGCCCGGACGCCGTCGGCCCGTTCGTCGCGGCCCTCGACGAGGCGCGGGCGCTGCTGACCCGGGCGTTCGAGGCACGGCACGCCCTCGACGACGGCGCCGACCTGCCCGACGCCGAGCAGCACGCACGCCTGACGCAGGTGCTCGCGCTGTGCGACCAGGTCGACGACGTCCTCGACGCCCAGACCGACGCTCTCGCCCGGCTGCGCGACCTGCACGCCCGCGCGCCCCAGGTGCTCGACGAGCTCGCCGCCCGCGCCGACGCCCTCGACGCGCGCACCGCGACCGCCCGCACCGTGCTGCAGCGGATCGCCGCCGCCCACGCCGCGAGCGTCGTCGCCCCGGTCGCCGACCACGCGGGCACCGCCGCCGCGCAGGTCGCGCACGCCCGCGACGCCGTCGCGCAGGGCCGGGCGGTCCTCGACGCCGACCGCCCGGCGGCCGTGCTCCGCGCCGGTGACGCCGAGGGCGCGCTGGCCGGCGCCGCGGCGCTCCTCGACGCGGTCGACCACCTCGCCGCCGACCTGGCCGCCGCCCCCGCCCGCATCGACGCGGCCGTCACGTCGATCAGCTCCGACGTCGACGACGCCGCCCGCCTCGCCCCCACGGACCCGCAGGTCGGCGCCGCCGTCGCCGACGCCCGCGCGGCCGTCGCGCACGCGCAGGCGTCCCGCACCGCCGGCGACCCGCCCGCCGCCCTGCACCGCCTCGCCGACGCCGAGGCCCGGCTCGACGCGCTCCTGGCGCCGGCCCGTGCGCAGGCCGAGGCCCTGGCGCGCGCCCGCGAGCGGCTGCCCGTGCTGCTCGCGCAGGCCGACGCGTCGGCGCGCTCCGCGGCCGACCTGCTCGCCACGCAGCGGTCCGCCGTCGGCGCGGGCGCACGCACGCGGTTCGCCGAGGGGCAGCGCCTGCTGGTCGAGGCGCACGCCGCCGCACCGGTCGACCCCGTGACCGCCGCGGCGGTGGCGGACCGGGCCGTCGCCCTGCTCGCCGAGGCCCACCGCGCGGCGCGCGCCGACCTCGACGCCGCCCGCCGGGCCGCCGCGCCGACGACCTTCGGCGGCGGCTGGTCCACGGGCTCCACCTGGGGCGGCTCCGGCGGCGGCCGGAGCAGTGGCGGCTCGACCCGCCGGTCCTCCGGCTCGTCGCGCCGCAGCACGAGCACCTCCCGCCGCTCGTCGTCGCCCGCGCGCCGCAGCAGCTCGAGCCGGAGCACCGGGCGACGCGGCGGCGGCGGCCGCTTCTGA
- a CDS encoding sigma-70 family RNA polymerase sigma factor produces the protein MTTTTASAMPADLEQLVVTTMPVVTHEVNALLSRMPAHVQRQDLISAGHLALVRAARAYDPSTNVPFARYAALRVRGALIDELRSMDWISRGARTRAKTVVQAADVLSSTLGRTPTREEVAQATGMAVDQVTAARDIAQTRLLSIDAIVTEEAYDPVDDALLPEDVAIQGERLEYLRAAVTSLPENLRVVVEGLFFHDRTCADVADELGVTQSRISQMRSQALSMLRDGMNTHLDPHLVEKSDRPGGVADRRRQEYFAEVAARAARAARGPLVGFVPTQASAVRAPEALVAAG, from the coding sequence ATGACCACGACCACTGCCTCCGCCATGCCCGCAGACCTCGAGCAGCTCGTCGTCACGACGATGCCCGTGGTCACGCACGAGGTGAACGCCCTGCTCAGCCGCATGCCGGCGCACGTGCAGCGGCAGGACCTCATCTCCGCCGGCCACCTGGCCCTGGTCCGGGCCGCCCGGGCGTACGACCCGTCGACGAACGTCCCGTTCGCCCGCTACGCCGCCCTGCGCGTCCGCGGTGCGCTCATCGACGAGCTGCGCTCGATGGACTGGATCTCCCGCGGCGCCCGCACCCGGGCCAAGACGGTCGTGCAGGCCGCCGACGTCCTGTCGAGCACGCTGGGCCGTACGCCCACCCGTGAGGAGGTCGCCCAGGCCACCGGCATGGCCGTCGACCAGGTCACGGCCGCCCGCGACATCGCCCAGACCCGCCTGCTGAGCATCGACGCGATCGTCACCGAGGAGGCGTACGACCCGGTCGACGACGCGCTCCTGCCCGAGGACGTCGCCATCCAGGGCGAGCGCCTGGAGTACCTGCGCGCCGCCGTGACGAGCCTGCCCGAGAACCTGCGGGTCGTCGTCGAGGGCCTGTTCTTCCACGACCGCACCTGCGCCGACGTCGCCGACGAGCTCGGCGTCACGCAGTCGCGGATCAGCCAGATGCGCTCGCAGGCCCTGAGCATGCTGCGCGACGGCATGAACACGCACCTGGACCCGCACCTGGTCGAGAAGTCGGACCGCCCCGGCGGTGTCGCCGACCGCCGCCGCCAGGAGTACTTCGCCGAGGTCGCCGCCCGCGCGGCCCGGGCCGCCCGCGGCCCGCTGGTCGGGTTCGTCCCCACGCAGGCGTCGGCCGTGCGCGCCCCCGAGGCGCTCGTCGCCGCCGGCTGA